Proteins encoded by one window of Engraulis encrasicolus isolate BLACKSEA-1 chromosome 21, IST_EnEncr_1.0, whole genome shotgun sequence:
- the tfr2 gene encoding transferrin receptor protein 2 isoform X1, which translates to MATVQSLLTGSGGGGAQAEEGVEEGGGPRRRVPGVELRLVQSQAGEEEEEEELGSSITALVLRQPMKHKRAWLYLILTGLLIFTTAFLLGYVVFRGSSCQYCTIDDGELVPVDDPPGYYSEGSLLHMGELREMLKKYLSEETLDTTIRRVSRTAHPPGSSEGNDLAQEILQAFKKLHMDHTWTDSHYATLQFPSRTQRNTLWIVDEDGNELEEIPLNQEDYCAYSPNGTATGGVMYVNYARPVDFETLRSLGVSPKGAIAIARVGGGVSFAEKVQQAQKEGMVGVLIYPDPSDVPQDPRRLGLSSDAAISEHVHLGSGDPFTPGFPSFNHTQFPPMQSSGLPLIPAQPISANAASTLLRQLEGPACPRGWQGRLQIYVYCKCVLGPSLRQTGPPAGRRRVRMGVHNIMRPVLLNNIFASIEGRIEPDQYIIMGAQRDSWGPGAVKSGVGTALLLELARTFSSMVQNGFYPKRSLLFVSWDAGDFGNVGATEWLEGYLSMLHLKAVAYFSLDQAIMGDDELSAYASPLLMDLIEGAIKQVEHPRHPGQSILAHMESQGGNWRSHIVKPLYLNSGAYSFTAFGGVPAVELRFDEAVRTYPFVNTQWDSAGRLQERLQGQLSWVGRTLGELVGLMVLRLSHHAVLPLDPTCYSSTMLHFSSQLNQNSAQLQARGLSPQWVFSARGDYSRAAKTLKEAIENSNIDDERMTRLYNTRIMRVEYYFLSQYVSAVETPFRHILHGRGNHTLGALAEHLSLLHTQPQLFNEARFRQQLALFTWTLQGAANALSGDVWNIDNTI; encoded by the exons ATGGCCACCGTGCAGTCCCTACTCACTGGG AGCGGTGGGGGCGGAGCCCAGGCTGAAGAGGGcgtggaggaagggggagggcCCAGGCGTCGTGTGCCAGGTGTGGAACTCAGGCTCGTCCAATCACAggcgggagaggaagaggaggaggaggagcttggCAGCAGCATCACAGCTCTGGTGCTCAGGCAGCCAATGAAGCACAAGAGGGCGTGGCTGTACCTGATACTCACAGGACTGCTGATATTCACCACAG CGTTCCTGCTAGGCTACGTGGTGTTTCGTGGCTCCTCGTGTCAGTACTGCACTATTGACGATGGGGAGCTGGTGCCAGTGGACGACCCGCCAGGCTACTACAGCGAGGGCAGCCTGCTGCACATGGGGGAGCTCCGAGAAATGCTCAAGAAGTACCTCAGCGAGGAGACCCTGGATACCACTATTAG GCGAGTGAGCAGGACAGCCCATCCGCCGGGGTCCTCGGAGGGGAACGACCTGGCCCAGGAGATCCTGCAGGCCTTCAAGAAGCTGCACATGGACCACACCTGGACAGACTCACACTACGCAACCCTGCAGTTCCCctccag gaccCAGAGAAATACCCTGTGGATTGTGGATGAGGACGGGAACGAGCTGGAGGAGATTCCCTTGAACCAGGAAGACTACTGTGCCTACAGCCCCAACGGCACGGCAACG GGCGGAGTCATGTACGTGAACTACGCGCGGCCCGTGGACTTCGAGACGCTGCGCTCGCTGGGCGTGTCTCCGAAGGGGGCCATCGCCATCGCccgggtggggggaggggtgagcTTCGCCGAGAAGGTGCAGCAGGCCCAGAAGGAGGGCATGGTGGGGGTGCTCAtctacccagacccctcggacgTACCCCAGGACCCCCGGCGCCTGGGGCTGAGCAGCGACGCAGCCATCTCAGAACAC GTCCATCTGGGTTCCGGTGACCCCTTCACCCCCGGCTTCCCCTCCTTTAACCACACCCAGTTCCCGCCCATGCAGTCCTCTGGCCTGCCACTCATCCCTGCACAGCCAATCAGTGCCAACGCAGCCTCTACCCTGCTCAG acaGCTGGAGGGCCCGGCGTGTCCGCGTGGCTGGCAGGGCCGGCTGCAGATCtatgtgtactgtaagtgtgtgctgGGTCCTTCCCTGAGGCAGACGGGGCCCCCTGCTGGTCGGAGGAGGGTTCGCATGGGGGTCCACAACATCATGAGGCCCGTGCTGCTCAACAACATCTTCGCCTCCATCGAGGGACGCATAGAGCCAG accagTACATCATCATGGGGGCCCAGAGGGACTCGTGGGGGCCAGGGGCCGTCAAGTCTGGCGTCGGCACTGCACTGCTGCTCGAGCTCGCACGAACCTTCAGCTCCATGGTgcagaacg GCTTTTACCCAAAGCGAAGTCTGCTGTTTGTGAGCTGGGATGCTGGCGACTTTGGTAACGTGGGCGCCACCGAGTGGCTAGAG GGTTACCTCTCAATGCTACATCTGAAAGCAGTGGCTTATTTCAGCCTGGATCAAGCCATCATGG GTGATGATGAGTTGTCTGCCTACGCAAGTCCTCTACTCATGGATCTCATCGAGGGAGCCatcaagcag gtggagCACCCCAGGCATCCTGGCCAGTCCATTCTGGCCCACATGGAGAGCCAGGGAGGCAACTGGAGGAGCCACAT AGTAAAGCCCCTGTACCTGAACAGTGGTGCCTACAGCTTCACAGCCTTTGGGGGAGTGCCTGCCGTGGAGCTGCGCTTTGATGAG gcggtGCGTACGTATCCGTTCGTCAACACCCAGTGGGACAGCGCGGGGCGTCTGCAGGAGCGTCTGCAGGGCCAGCTGAGCTGGGTGGGCCGCACCCTGGGGGAGCTGGTGGGGCTCATGGTCCTCCGGCTATCCCATCATGCCGTGCTGCCCCTCGACCCCACCTGCTACAGCAGCACCATGCTGCACTTCAGCTCCCAGCTCAACCAGAACTCCGCTCAACTACAG gctcgGGGTCTGTCTCCTCAGTGGGTGTTCAGTGCTAGAGGAGACTACAGCCGAGCAGCCAAGACGCTGAAGGAGGCCATCGAAAACAGCAACATAGATGACGAGAGGATGACGCGCCTATACAACACACGCATCATGagg GTGGAATACTACTTCCTGTCCCAGTATGTGTCGGCGGTAGAGACGCCGTTCCGGCACATTCTGCACGGCCGTGGCAACCATACGCTGGGCGCGCTGGCCGAGCACCTGTCTCTGCTCCACACCCAGCCGCAGCTCTTCAACGAGGCCCGCTTTCGCCAGCAGCTAGCCCTATTCACCTGGACGCTGCAGGGGGCAGCCAACGCGCTGAGCGGAGACGTGTGGAACATTGACAACACCATCTAG
- the tfr2 gene encoding transferrin receptor protein 2 isoform X2: MGELREMLTKYLSEETLDTTIRRVSRTAHPPGSSEGNDLAQEILQAFKKLHMDHTWTDSHYATLQFPSRTQRNTLWIVDEDGNELEEIPLNQEDYCAYSPNGTATGGVMYVNYARPVDFETLRSLGVSPKGAIAIARVGGGVSFAEKVQQAQKEGMVGVLIYPDPSDVPQDPRRLGLSSDAAISEHVHLGSGDPFTPGFPSFNHTQFPPMQSSGLPLIPAQPISANAASTLLRQLEGPACPRGWQGRLQIYVYCKCVLGPSLRQTGPPAGRRRVRMGVHNIMRPVLLNNIFASIEGRIEPDQYIIMGAQRDSWGPGAVKSGVGTALLLELARTFSSMVQNGFYPKRSLLFVSWDAGDFGNVGATEWLEGYLSMLHLKAVAYFSLDQAIMGDDELSAYASPLLMDLIEGAIKQVEHPRHPGQSILAHMESQGGNWRSHIVKPLYLNSGAYSFTAFGGVPAVELRFDEAVRTYPFVNTQWDSAGRLQERLQGQLSWVGRTLGELVGLMVLRLSHHAVLPLDPTCYSSTMLHFSSQLNQNSAQLQARGLSPQWVFSARGDYSRAAKTLKEAIENSNIDDERMTRLYNTRIMRVEYYFLSQYVSAVETPFRHILHGRGNHTLGALAEHLSLLHTQPQLFNEARFRQQLALFTWTLQGAANALSGDVWNIDNTI, translated from the exons ATGGGGGAGCTCAGAGAAATGCTCACAAAGTATCTCAGTGAGGAGACACTGGATACCACTAttag GCGAGTGAGCAGGACAGCCCATCCGCCGGGGTCCTCGGAGGGGAACGACCTGGCCCAGGAGATCCTGCAGGCCTTCAAGAAGCTGCACATGGACCACACCTGGACAGACTCACACTACGCAACCCTGCAGTTCCCctccag gaccCAGAGAAATACCCTGTGGATTGTGGATGAGGACGGGAACGAGCTGGAGGAGATTCCCTTGAACCAGGAAGACTACTGTGCCTACAGCCCCAACGGCACGGCAACG GGCGGAGTCATGTACGTGAACTACGCGCGGCCCGTGGACTTCGAGACGCTGCGCTCGCTGGGCGTGTCTCCGAAGGGGGCCATCGCCATCGCccgggtggggggaggggtgagcTTCGCCGAGAAGGTGCAGCAGGCCCAGAAGGAGGGCATGGTGGGGGTGCTCAtctacccagacccctcggacgTACCCCAGGACCCCCGGCGCCTGGGGCTGAGCAGCGACGCAGCCATCTCAGAACAC GTCCATCTGGGTTCCGGTGACCCCTTCACCCCCGGCTTCCCCTCCTTTAACCACACCCAGTTCCCGCCCATGCAGTCCTCTGGCCTGCCACTCATCCCTGCACAGCCAATCAGTGCCAACGCAGCCTCTACCCTGCTCAG acaGCTGGAGGGCCCGGCGTGTCCGCGTGGCTGGCAGGGCCGGCTGCAGATCtatgtgtactgtaagtgtgtgctgGGTCCTTCCCTGAGGCAGACGGGGCCCCCTGCTGGTCGGAGGAGGGTTCGCATGGGGGTCCACAACATCATGAGGCCCGTGCTGCTCAACAACATCTTCGCCTCCATCGAGGGACGCATAGAGCCAG accagTACATCATCATGGGGGCCCAGAGGGACTCGTGGGGGCCAGGGGCCGTCAAGTCTGGCGTCGGCACTGCACTGCTGCTCGAGCTCGCACGAACCTTCAGCTCCATGGTgcagaacg GCTTTTACCCAAAGCGAAGTCTGCTGTTTGTGAGCTGGGATGCTGGCGACTTTGGTAACGTGGGCGCCACCGAGTGGCTAGAG GGTTACCTCTCAATGCTACATCTGAAAGCAGTGGCTTATTTCAGCCTGGATCAAGCCATCATGG GTGATGATGAGTTGTCTGCCTACGCAAGTCCTCTACTCATGGATCTCATCGAGGGAGCCatcaagcag gtggagCACCCCAGGCATCCTGGCCAGTCCATTCTGGCCCACATGGAGAGCCAGGGAGGCAACTGGAGGAGCCACAT AGTAAAGCCCCTGTACCTGAACAGTGGTGCCTACAGCTTCACAGCCTTTGGGGGAGTGCCTGCCGTGGAGCTGCGCTTTGATGAG gcggtGCGTACGTATCCGTTCGTCAACACCCAGTGGGACAGCGCGGGGCGTCTGCAGGAGCGTCTGCAGGGCCAGCTGAGCTGGGTGGGCCGCACCCTGGGGGAGCTGGTGGGGCTCATGGTCCTCCGGCTATCCCATCATGCCGTGCTGCCCCTCGACCCCACCTGCTACAGCAGCACCATGCTGCACTTCAGCTCCCAGCTCAACCAGAACTCCGCTCAACTACAG gctcgGGGTCTGTCTCCTCAGTGGGTGTTCAGTGCTAGAGGAGACTACAGCCGAGCAGCCAAGACGCTGAAGGAGGCCATCGAAAACAGCAACATAGATGACGAGAGGATGACGCGCCTATACAACACACGCATCATGagg GTGGAATACTACTTCCTGTCCCAGTATGTGTCGGCGGTAGAGACGCCGTTCCGGCACATTCTGCACGGCCGTGGCAACCATACGCTGGGCGCGCTGGCCGAGCACCTGTCTCTGCTCCACACCCAGCCGCAGCTCTTCAACGAGGCCCGCTTTCGCCAGCAGCTAGCCCTATTCACCTGGACGCTGCAGGGGGCAGCCAACGCGCTGAGCGGAGACGTGTGGAACATTGACAACACCATCTAG